One Nostoc punctiforme PCC 73102 DNA window includes the following coding sequences:
- the smpB gene encoding SsrA-binding protein SmpB encodes MSDKNEGYKVIADNRQARYLYEILETYEAGIELTGTEVKSIRAGKVNLQDGYALLRNGEAWLINIHISPYNASGQYFNHEPRRTRKLLLHRQELRKLIGKVEQQGLTLIPLKMYLKRGWVKVSIALGKGKKLHDKREDLKRRQDQRDIQRAMKSY; translated from the coding sequence ATGAGCGACAAGAACGAAGGTTACAAAGTTATTGCTGACAACCGTCAAGCCCGTTATTTGTATGAAATTCTGGAAACTTACGAAGCCGGAATTGAGTTGACAGGAACCGAGGTTAAGTCAATTCGTGCGGGTAAAGTAAATCTCCAAGATGGCTATGCTTTGCTTCGCAATGGCGAAGCATGGTTGATCAATATTCATATCTCGCCCTACAACGCCAGTGGACAATATTTTAATCATGAACCACGGCGGACACGAAAGCTGCTGTTACATCGTCAAGAACTTCGCAAGTTAATTGGCAAAGTAGAACAGCAGGGTCTAACTTTAATCCCTTTGAAAATGTATCTCAAACGGGGCTGGGTAAAAGTGAGTATAGCCCTTGGCAAAGGTAAAAAGCTCCATGATAAGCGAGAAGACCTGAAACGACGGCAAGATCAGCGTGACATTCAACGCGCAATGAAAAGTTATTAA
- a CDS encoding WGxxGxxG family protein, whose protein sequence is MKSNFITAVGAGILTLSMGILPLTLSAQAQTTTDPGANTAPRTTTYDRNDFDWGWLGLLGLFGLAGLAGKKRDNEPTAYRDPNAPGATTYRD, encoded by the coding sequence ATGAAAAGTAATTTCATTACAGCTGTTGGCGCAGGCATTCTCACCTTGAGTATGGGAATTTTACCCTTAACTCTATCCGCACAAGCTCAGACGACAACTGATCCCGGAGCCAATACTGCTCCCAGAACGACCACTTACGATCGCAACGATTTTGATTGGGGTTGGCTAGGATTACTTGGTTTATTCGGTCTAGCTGGTTTGGCAGGTAAAAAGCGTGATAACGAACCGACTGCTTATCGGGACCCTAATGCCCCAGGTGCCACTACTTACAGGGACTAG
- a CDS encoding IctB family putative bicarbonate transporter: MNLVWQLFTLSSLPLKEYLATSYVHRSLVGLLSSWRQTSVLIQWGDAIAAVLLSSIYALAPFASSTLVGLLLVACVGFWLLLTLSDEVTPANVSSVTPIHLLVLLYWGIAVIATALSPVKKAALNDLGTLTLYLLLFALCARVLRSPRLRSWILTLYLHVSLIVSVYGLRQWFFGATALATWVDPESPLSKTTRVYSYLGNPNLLAGYLLPAVIFSLVAIFAWQSWLKKALALTMLIVNTACLILTFSRGGWIGLVVAVLAVMALLVFWKSVEMPPFWRTWSLPIVLGGLIGILLLAVIFVEPVRLRVFSIFADRQDSSNNFRRNVWDAVFEMIRDRPIFGIGPGHNSFNKVYPLYQHPRYTALSAYSILFEVTVETGFVGLACFLWLIIVTFNTALLQVRRLRRLRSVEGFWLIGAIAILLGMLAHGTVDTVWYRPEVNTLWWLIVALIASYWTPLTQNQTNPSNPEPAVN; encoded by the coding sequence ATGAATTTAGTCTGGCAACTATTTACTTTATCATCTTTACCGCTCAAAGAATATCTTGCTACCAGTTACGTACACCGTTCTCTGGTGGGACTGTTAAGCTCTTGGCGGCAAACCAGCGTCTTGATTCAGTGGGGAGATGCGATAGCAGCTGTATTACTCAGCTCAATATATGCCCTTGCACCTTTTGCTTCGAGTACTTTGGTAGGTTTATTGCTGGTCGCTTGTGTGGGATTTTGGCTATTGTTGACTTTATCTGATGAAGTCACACCAGCAAATGTCTCGTCAGTCACTCCCATTCATCTACTGGTATTGCTCTACTGGGGAATTGCCGTAATCGCAACAGCATTATCACCAGTGAAAAAAGCGGCACTTAACGACTTGGGAACTTTGACCTTGTATTTGCTACTATTTGCCCTTTGTGCCAGGGTATTAAGGTCGCCTCGCCTCCGGTCTTGGATTCTCACCCTTTATCTGCACGTATCGTTAATTGTCAGTGTCTATGGATTGCGGCAATGGTTTTTTGGAGCCACAGCACTGGCAACTTGGGTTGATCCGGAATCTCCTCTGTCTAAGACTACAAGAGTCTACAGTTATTTAGGAAATCCCAACTTATTGGCTGGATACCTCTTACCAGCAGTAATTTTTAGCTTGGTGGCAATTTTTGCATGGCAAAGTTGGCTCAAAAAAGCCTTAGCATTAACAATGTTGATTGTCAATACTGCCTGCCTGATCCTGACTTTTAGTCGTGGCGGTTGGATTGGACTAGTGGTGGCAGTTTTGGCGGTGATGGCATTGCTAGTTTTTTGGAAGAGTGTGGAAATGCCTCCTTTTTGGCGTACTTGGTCGCTGCCCATTGTCTTAGGAGGTTTAATTGGGATATTACTGTTAGCAGTGATATTTGTAGAGCCAGTTCGCCTGCGGGTGTTCAGCATTTTTGCTGACCGTCAAGATAGTAGTAATAATTTTCGTCGAAATGTGTGGGATGCTGTCTTTGAGATGATTCGCGATCGCCCAATTTTCGGTATTGGCCCTGGTCACAACTCTTTTAATAAAGTTTATCCGCTCTACCAACACCCTCGGTACACTGCTTTAAGTGCTTATTCGATTTTGTTTGAAGTGACTGTAGAAACTGGGTTTGTTGGTTTAGCTTGCTTTCTCTGGCTAATAATCGTCACATTTAATACGGCGCTTTTGCAAGTACGACGATTGCGACGATTGAGAAGTGTAGAGGGATTTTGGTTAATTGGAGCGATCGCTATTTTGTTGGGTATGCTCGCTCACGGCACTGTAGATACTGTCTGGTATCGTCCTGAAGTCAATACCCTCTGGTGGCTCATCGTTGCTTTAATTGCCAGCTACTGGACACCTTTAACTCAAAACCAGACAAATCCATCTAACCCAGAACCAGCAGTAAACTAA
- a CDS encoding GAF domain-containing sensor histidine kinase, with protein sequence MIEPENKLFALKDGWDSHESREQQRLKALSDLGLRQPETIPVFEEATQTAAHFLEAPISILGFVDQERHWFKSAVGLSRLGLMNHLAQSRQLSRRESFCTQVVESLQIFVINDTHKLTDPVLVSSKLVQDYGIRAYLGAPLIDAEGHCLGALAVMDLVPRNFTTRDIEFLQIIARWSMSEFERNRLLQGKLESTTLKTAPIFSLNDERNTEIKITAPTQDNDSVSTKQLKLELLGQLTQELRTPLTSVLGMASVLGREIYGPLTTKQREYLEIIQHSGRYLLSLVNEITELGAMDDNSTVLNLAPVDIEMLCQQAINTLEEVANRREQDIRLSIEPGRNRIWPLDKDKVRQMLYHLVFSVIQLSATGSIVRIHVSYKEDTLNITIWVSHPWLGDGITEVDPYFRLNSLSLLELTGEVATYNTHTEGQQQLDTSSVAVDNSKSLSDSHSNFLAASSGLNLAKLHGSLSRESLGLLLSCQLAELHAGQILIQGSPESGYRYVLSLPLQLATPSQAISDV encoded by the coding sequence ATGATAGAGCCTGAAAACAAATTATTTGCCCTAAAGGATGGTTGGGATTCTCATGAATCAAGAGAACAGCAACGCCTAAAAGCTTTGTCGGATTTAGGTTTGCGGCAACCAGAAACAATTCCGGTTTTTGAAGAAGCCACACAGACTGCTGCACACTTTTTGGAAGCACCAATTTCCATATTGGGATTTGTGGATCAAGAACGTCACTGGTTTAAGTCAGCAGTGGGCTTATCTAGGCTAGGGCTAATGAATCATTTGGCACAAAGCCGCCAACTGTCACGCAGGGAATCGTTCTGCACTCAGGTTGTAGAGAGTCTTCAAATATTTGTAATTAATGATACACATAAACTTACAGACCCAGTACTTGTTAGCAGCAAGCTGGTGCAGGATTATGGTATTCGTGCTTACTTAGGAGCGCCACTCATTGATGCTGAGGGACATTGTTTAGGTGCGTTGGCAGTGATGGATTTAGTGCCACGCAATTTTACAACCCGAGACATTGAGTTTTTACAAATCATAGCTCGTTGGAGCATGAGTGAATTTGAGCGTAACCGACTTTTGCAAGGCAAACTCGAATCAACCACTCTCAAGACCGCTCCTATATTTTCACTTAATGACGAACGTAACACTGAAATTAAAATCACCGCACCCACTCAAGATAACGACTCTGTTTCTACCAAGCAACTGAAATTGGAACTTTTGGGTCAGTTAACTCAGGAGTTACGCACGCCTTTAACATCTGTACTTGGTATGGCTAGTGTTTTAGGACGTGAAATTTATGGGCCTTTGACGACTAAGCAAAGAGAATATTTAGAAATTATCCAACATAGTGGTCGGTATTTACTTTCCCTAGTAAACGAAATTACCGAACTAGGAGCTATGGATGACAACTCAACTGTACTGAATTTAGCTCCTGTGGATATTGAAATGCTATGCCAACAAGCTATCAATACCCTTGAAGAAGTGGCTAATCGCCGCGAGCAAGACATTCGCCTCTCTATAGAACCGGGACGTAATCGCATTTGGCCTTTAGATAAAGACAAGGTGCGGCAAATGTTATATCACCTGGTTTTCAGTGTGATTCAACTTTCGGCTACAGGTAGCATTGTTCGCATTCATGTCTCTTACAAAGAAGATACGCTCAACATTACTATTTGGGTTTCTCATCCCTGGTTAGGGGACGGTATTACTGAGGTTGACCCCTACTTCCGTCTCAATTCTTTGTCGCTGCTAGAGTTAACAGGTGAGGTAGCAACTTACAATACTCATACAGAAGGACAACAGCAACTAGATACTTCATCAGTAGCAGTGGACAATTCAAAAAGCCTGAGTGATTCCCACTCCAATTTTCTTGCTGCGAGTTCCGGTCTAAATTTAGCTAAATTACATGGAAGTCTTTCTCGTGAAAGCTTGGGTCTATTGCTAAGTTGTCAATTGGCAGAGTTGCACGCTGGACAAATTTTGATTCAAGGTTCACCAGAATCAGGATATCGTTATGTGCTTTCTTTGCCACTGCAACTGGCAACTCCCTCACAAGCAATTAGTGATGTCTGA
- a CDS encoding DegT/DnrJ/EryC1/StrS family aminotransferase, with the protein MAVRVPFVDLKLQHEPIQMQLQYAIQSVLEQGDFILGQALSDFEAAFAAVSEAAYGVGVASGTDAIALGLQACNIGAGDEVILPANTFIATLIGVIRAGAKPILVDCDRQTALIDLEAAAKAITPQTKAIIPVHLYGQMVSPRELIKFADTYKLLIFEDAAQAHLAQRDGYHAGSVGIAAAFSFYPSKNLGAFGDGGMLLTRNSDVAQKMGRLRNYGASQKYFHTEPGTNSRLDTLQAAILHQKLPYLPQWNRDRLTIAQQYDLELAPLATTGIIPIENQSDTGHVYHLYVIKVDDSCPIERQQLQEKLTAVGIQTGIHYPIPCHLQPAFSNLGYQPGDFPQAEKLSQQILSLPMYPGLSSSQVKEVVAAIAHAVSTTSKVDETSNADLDSVVA; encoded by the coding sequence ATGGCTGTTAGAGTTCCTTTTGTAGACCTGAAGTTGCAACATGAACCAATTCAAATGCAATTGCAATATGCAATCCAATCTGTATTGGAACAGGGAGATTTTATTTTAGGGCAAGCACTCTCAGATTTTGAAGCAGCATTTGCGGCAGTATCGGAGGCAGCTTATGGTGTTGGTGTTGCATCAGGAACAGATGCGATCGCTCTCGGATTGCAAGCTTGTAATATTGGTGCTGGCGATGAGGTAATTTTACCAGCCAACACTTTCATTGCTACCTTGATTGGGGTTATCCGCGCTGGCGCGAAGCCAATTCTGGTAGATTGCGATCGCCAAACAGCTTTAATTGATTTAGAGGCCGCAGCAAAGGCAATTACGCCTCAAACTAAAGCAATTATTCCTGTACATCTCTATGGTCAAATGGTATCGCCACGTGAACTCATCAAATTTGCTGATACCTACAAACTACTAATTTTTGAAGATGCCGCCCAAGCACACCTTGCCCAAAGAGACGGATATCACGCTGGCTCAGTAGGCATAGCAGCAGCTTTTAGTTTCTATCCCAGCAAAAATTTGGGAGCATTTGGGGATGGGGGAATGCTGCTGACACGAAATTCAGATGTCGCCCAGAAGATGGGACGTTTGCGAAATTATGGTGCATCGCAAAAGTATTTTCATACTGAACCTGGTACAAATAGCCGCTTGGATACTTTACAAGCAGCTATTTTGCACCAAAAATTACCATATTTGCCACAGTGGAATCGCGATCGCTTGACTATTGCCCAGCAGTACGATCTTGAACTAGCACCCTTGGCAACTACTGGTATTATCCCTATAGAAAACCAAAGTGATACAGGACACGTTTATCATCTTTACGTCATTAAAGTTGATGATTCTTGCCCAATAGAACGCCAGCAACTCCAGGAAAAACTCACAGCGGTAGGAATTCAAACTGGCATTCACTATCCAATTCCTTGTCATCTCCAGCCAGCGTTCAGCAACTTAGGCTATCAGCCTGGAGATTTCCCTCAAGCAGAAAAACTGTCACAGCAAATATTATCATTACCGATGTATCCTGGTTTGAGCAGTAGCCAAGTTAAAGAAGTTGTAGCTGCGATCGCTCATGCAGTTTCAACAACTTCTAAGGTAGATGAAACCTCCAATGCTGACCTTGACAGCGTGGTAGCCTAA
- the crtB gene encoding cyanoexosortase B → MALQQQIKKRNASDLLNLAIIGVLLLLYAPILLHWLDGWLNKNISTEHEYFSHGIIGLPFAAYLAWMNRKKWTRLPETIHPLSAVLLLLGAVFYLSGVTEWVNLSLPVILAGLCLWFKGIAGLRSQGFPLLLVFLATPTAAPYLIAPYTLPLQSFIAGTAGFILNQFGMDVTVNETNLYVGGRIVEVAPYCAGLKMLFTTLYVGLMLLYWTDALSSRRTTISFLSLAAIVSTIANIIRNTLLTFFHGTGQEAAFKWLHEGWGGDLYSACMLVSLVPLLNWINNYFSTSLETEQETES, encoded by the coding sequence ATGGCACTCCAGCAACAGATTAAAAAAAGAAACGCCTCAGACTTATTGAATCTAGCTATTATAGGCGTTTTGCTGCTGCTTTATGCGCCTATATTGCTACACTGGTTAGATGGTTGGCTGAACAAAAATATCAGTACAGAACACGAATATTTCAGCCACGGGATTATTGGTTTACCATTTGCGGCTTATTTGGCCTGGATGAACCGGAAAAAGTGGACACGTTTACCAGAGACCATACATCCTTTGAGCGCTGTTTTATTGTTACTAGGGGCAGTGTTTTATCTTAGTGGTGTTACAGAGTGGGTTAACCTTTCCTTGCCCGTTATCCTGGCAGGATTATGTTTGTGGTTTAAAGGAATAGCAGGTTTGCGATCGCAAGGATTCCCTCTGCTACTGGTATTTTTGGCCACCCCGACGGCAGCACCCTATCTCATTGCGCCCTATACCTTGCCTCTGCAAAGCTTCATCGCTGGTACGGCAGGTTTCATATTGAATCAATTTGGTATGGACGTAACAGTAAATGAAACCAATCTCTACGTGGGAGGACGCATTGTAGAAGTTGCGCCCTATTGTGCAGGGTTGAAAATGTTGTTCACGACTCTCTACGTTGGCTTGATGCTGCTTTATTGGACAGATGCTTTATCTTCACGGCGCACAACCATATCGTTTTTATCTCTTGCTGCGATCGTTAGTACTATTGCCAATATCATTCGTAACACTTTACTAACTTTCTTTCACGGTACAGGTCAAGAAGCGGCTTTTAAATGGCTACATGAAGGTTGGGGTGGTGACTTATACTCTGCTTGTATGCTGGTGTCATTAGTACCCCTACTGAATTGGATTAATAACTATTTTTCAACATCTCTAGAAACTGAGCAAGAAACAGAAAGTTAG
- a CDS encoding cyanoexosortase B system-associated protein, producing MISFSKFFKENQFNQVAALLLLLLLLAIGGVPGYLTGHWQWKQPLPVTNLHELKQIRNAGLALPGWQTIEQAEQEIGEHKWSLQVLKKEGSQSQAILLLLPQNGPMDQPEVEWTDVNGWGRSRWGKWDIAQSRSAVFTVKPSGKLASNVESKVEARFFRAATPQQTFAVLQWYAMPDGGNPSPFHWFLADQLAQWRKQRIPWVSVSILIPMEPLGQVETSWSLAKSMGKTVQSTLMAGPL from the coding sequence ATGATTTCATTCTCCAAGTTTTTCAAAGAAAACCAGTTCAATCAGGTAGCAGCACTTTTGTTATTGCTACTACTGCTAGCAATAGGAGGGGTTCCTGGATATCTGACAGGACACTGGCAATGGAAACAGCCGCTACCTGTTACCAACCTCCACGAGTTAAAACAGATCCGTAACGCTGGGTTAGCCCTTCCTGGTTGGCAAACTATTGAACAAGCAGAACAGGAAATTGGCGAACATAAATGGTCTTTGCAGGTACTTAAAAAAGAAGGTTCCCAATCCCAGGCAATCCTGCTTTTGCTGCCGCAAAATGGGCCTATGGATCAACCAGAGGTAGAGTGGACAGATGTTAACGGCTGGGGAAGATCGCGCTGGGGAAAGTGGGATATAGCGCAATCTCGTTCTGCCGTATTTACTGTGAAACCCTCTGGCAAGTTGGCTTCTAATGTTGAAAGTAAAGTAGAAGCTAGGTTCTTTCGTGCCGCCACACCACAGCAAACCTTCGCTGTCTTGCAATGGTACGCAATGCCAGACGGCGGAAATCCATCACCTTTTCACTGGTTCTTGGCAGATCAATTGGCCCAGTGGCGCAAGCAACGCATTCCCTGGGTAAGCGTGAGCATTCTGATCCCGATGGAACCTTTAGGGCAGGTAGAAACATCTTGGTCTTTAGCCAAGTCTATGGGGAAAACAGTGCAAAGTACATTGATGGCAGGCCCTTTGTAA
- a CDS encoding polysaccharide biosynthesis/export family protein — translation MFIDPTSYMRAFSALCFISLQVGVFLTTPIQLVLAQPFPSQGQSPRQPPSPVPGTETEVIPTGTNDETSSQLSRYLLGPGDIIGVVLQRPPGPYRLGIGDGISVSVQRFPDLSFQALINPEGNIVVPLLGTVSLQGLTLEEAQEKIRLGLNRYVVDPVIVLALAAQRQDLSFQAVISPEGNIVVPQVGTVSLQGLTLEEAQEKIRLGLSRFFPDPIVVVSLAGTRPVQVTVSGEIFRPGIYPINSATPRVADALLISGGSTLNADLRQIQVRRKLIDGSVISQTIDLYAALQNGGSIPNLRLQDGDAILVPRREVGNDDGYDRNLVARSSLATPQIRVRVLNYAAGGLSIQALPNGSTFVDALGGVNLDTANLRDIALVRFDPEQGKAVTQKLDAKKALGGDASQNVALQDNDVIVVGRNLIGRITNFLTTITQPFFNVQSFLRFFDNFGGGSN, via the coding sequence ATGTTCATAGATCCCACTTCTTATATGCGTGCATTCAGCGCCCTTTGTTTTATTAGTCTTCAAGTAGGAGTTTTTTTAACAACACCTATCCAACTTGTCCTTGCCCAGCCTTTTCCATCTCAAGGACAATCACCAAGGCAACCCCCCTCGCCTGTGCCAGGTACTGAGACTGAGGTTATACCTACAGGTACAAATGACGAAACTTCCAGCCAACTCAGCCGCTACCTCTTGGGTCCAGGAGATATAATTGGCGTTGTACTTCAGCGTCCTCCTGGCCCATACCGCTTAGGTATAGGAGATGGAATTAGCGTTTCGGTTCAGCGCTTTCCAGATTTGAGTTTTCAAGCTTTAATCAACCCAGAAGGTAACATTGTAGTGCCACTACTGGGAACAGTTTCTTTACAAGGTTTAACTTTAGAAGAAGCTCAAGAAAAAATTCGCTTGGGTTTAAATCGTTATGTTGTCGATCCAGTAATAGTTTTAGCTTTAGCAGCGCAGCGTCAAGACTTAAGTTTTCAAGCTGTAATTAGTCCCGAAGGCAACATCGTAGTACCACAAGTGGGAACAGTTTCTTTACAAGGTTTAACTTTAGAAGAAGCTCAAGAAAAAATTCGCTTGGGTTTAAGTCGCTTTTTCCCAGATCCAATCGTAGTAGTATCTTTGGCAGGGACGCGACCAGTTCAAGTTACCGTTAGCGGAGAAATATTCAGACCAGGAATTTATCCGATTAATTCAGCAACACCCCGCGTTGCTGATGCCTTGCTAATATCTGGGGGTTCAACGTTAAATGCAGACCTGCGACAAATACAAGTACGCCGCAAGTTAATTGATGGTTCTGTGATTTCACAAACTATTGACTTATATGCAGCACTGCAAAATGGCGGTTCAATCCCTAATTTACGCTTACAAGACGGAGATGCGATACTCGTCCCCCGTCGTGAAGTTGGTAATGATGACGGTTATGACCGCAATTTGGTAGCACGTTCATCTTTAGCCACACCACAGATTAGAGTCCGGGTTTTAAACTACGCTGCGGGAGGTCTCTCTATTCAAGCACTGCCTAACGGCAGTACATTTGTAGATGCTTTGGGAGGAGTAAATCTTGATACTGCTAATCTCCGAGATATCGCTCTGGTTCGCTTTGATCCTGAACAAGGTAAAGCTGTTACCCAGAAACTTGATGCTAAAAAAGCTCTAGGAGGCGATGCGTCTCAAAATGTGGCGCTTCAAGATAATGATGTTATTGTTGTTGGTCGTAACCTCATAGGTAGAATTACTAATTTCCTAACTACCATTACCCAACCTTTCTTCAATGTTCAATCCTTTCTCCGGTTTTTTGATAACTTCGGTGGCGGGTCAAATTAG
- a CDS encoding GumC family protein, whose protein sequence is MTPPIVKRYLIAFDKYKWIGLASFGLVIVGSTLVAMQPEPPTSYIASGALTYSGPPVSFSATGTEIQQQGKELNQEVLLSNQIIAGVAEKVGVKPTKLGNSVVLSVPKKNPRTGELETSLLELKYVDTDPKRGIQVLAELMQAMIKLSSDINTGRLQAIIEKINDRVPQAKRELQVAEKKLEQYDRIERTAILAAENGSLLSAVTASQNLQRQMQLTISGVDGQIRSLQNKLGLTVGQAYVSSALSADPIIGNLRAQIYQSESQIAVLKKDLRPEHPTMVQLMRQKQAAEELLQQRASEVLGGDGTAAPLQGSVAGIRTQSSLDPARQQLANQMVALQTQRETLQQQLIQEIQQEARLRQEYSLIPNKQLERSRLEQEVALKKSIYDQMQVKLTDAKTAEAETTSSLSIARRPTAAADIKPPKSVPITLAVGGFLGVVIGGGVIFLLGALEGTFKTREDIRESLKQREVAVLGELPLMPVDDLDKEAVPVVISADSPYLEFYEKFRSNLRRIGGKNLKVVLITSTSSLEGKTASAYNLGIASARAGKRTLIIETDLRSPSRSTSLKVIPDPDATIEPLRYYANLSECIRLVPDVENLYILPSPGPVRQSAAILESSEMRRLIEDVRQRFDLVILDTSPLSISNDPLLIQPYSDGIVLVTRPHYTQENMLGEAVDQLVEAELGLLGAIINGADIIVSVPEEVAQSSTFTSEVEKSEEVSASASKN, encoded by the coding sequence ATGACCCCACCAATTGTTAAGCGCTATCTTATTGCTTTTGATAAGTACAAGTGGATTGGACTAGCTAGTTTTGGTCTAGTTATAGTAGGGTCGACTTTGGTAGCTATGCAACCAGAGCCACCTACTAGCTATATAGCATCTGGCGCACTTACCTATAGTGGTCCACCAGTTTCGTTCTCTGCAACTGGCACTGAAATCCAACAGCAAGGAAAAGAACTGAATCAGGAAGTTTTACTCTCCAACCAGATAATTGCAGGAGTGGCCGAAAAAGTCGGTGTCAAACCGACAAAGCTGGGTAACAGTGTCGTCCTTTCTGTTCCTAAAAAAAACCCCAGGACTGGAGAATTGGAAACTAGTCTTTTGGAATTGAAATATGTAGATACCGATCCCAAACGAGGTATACAGGTCTTGGCGGAATTGATGCAAGCAATGATCAAGTTGAGTAGTGATATTAATACTGGGCGATTACAAGCAATTATTGAAAAGATTAACGATCGCGTACCACAAGCTAAACGAGAGTTGCAAGTTGCTGAAAAGAAGTTAGAACAGTACGATCGCATCGAACGAACCGCAATATTAGCAGCCGAGAATGGCAGCTTGTTAAGCGCTGTTACTGCTAGCCAAAATCTCCAACGGCAGATGCAATTAACTATTTCTGGGGTTGATGGTCAAATTCGCAGTTTACAAAATAAGTTAGGCTTAACAGTCGGACAGGCTTATGTTTCTTCTGCTTTGAGTGCCGATCCAATTATTGGGAACTTACGAGCGCAAATTTATCAAAGTGAGTCGCAAATCGCCGTACTCAAAAAGGATTTGCGACCGGAACATCCAACGATGGTTCAGCTAATGCGTCAGAAGCAAGCTGCTGAAGAATTGCTGCAACAACGTGCATCTGAGGTCTTAGGTGGTGATGGGACGGCGGCTCCGCTTCAGGGTAGCGTTGCAGGTATTCGTACCCAAAGCAGCTTAGATCCAGCCCGCCAGCAATTGGCAAACCAAATGGTGGCTTTGCAAACCCAACGGGAGACGCTGCAACAACAATTAATTCAAGAGATCCAACAAGAAGCGCGACTACGGCAAGAGTATTCTCTGATACCCAATAAGCAATTAGAGCGATCGCGTTTAGAACAGGAGGTTGCCCTCAAAAAATCTATCTACGACCAAATGCAGGTGAAGCTAACCGATGCTAAAACCGCAGAGGCAGAAACTACTAGCAGCCTCAGCATTGCCAGACGACCCACAGCGGCTGCTGATATTAAACCCCCGAAGAGTGTACCTATTACTCTTGCTGTGGGCGGTTTCTTAGGTGTGGTGATTGGTGGTGGGGTGATATTTTTGTTGGGAGCGCTGGAAGGGACTTTCAAAACCAGAGAGGATATTCGCGAGAGCCTCAAGCAACGGGAAGTGGCAGTGTTGGGAGAATTGCCTTTAATGCCAGTGGATGATTTGGATAAAGAGGCAGTACCGGTGGTCATTTCTGCTGATTCTCCTTATTTAGAATTTTATGAGAAATTCCGCAGTAATCTGCGCCGGATAGGTGGTAAAAACTTAAAAGTGGTATTGATTACTAGCACCAGTAGCTTAGAAGGTAAAACGGCAAGTGCTTATAACTTGGGTATAGCTTCTGCCCGTGCTGGTAAAAGAACCTTGATTATTGAAACAGATTTGCGATCGCCTTCCCGTTCAACATCCCTGAAAGTAATTCCTGACCCCGATGCTACAATTGAACCCCTACGTTATTACGCTAACTTAAGTGAATGTATCCGTTTAGTTCCTGATGTAGAAAATTTATACATTCTTCCAAGCCCTGGCCCTGTGCGCCAATCTGCTGCTATTCTGGAATCTAGCGAAATGCGACGGCTGATTGAGGATGTCCGCCAACGTTTTGATTTAGTGATTTTAGACACTAGTCCACTCAGTATTTCCAACGATCCTCTGTTAATCCAACCTTACAGTGATGGGATCGTATTAGTGACACGGCCACACTACACACAAGAGAATATGTTAGGTGAAGCTGTTGATCAATTGGTAGAAGCTGAACTGGGATTGTTAGGAGCAATTATTAATGGTGCTGATATCATTGTTTCTGTACCTGAAGAAGTTGCACAATCATCAACATTTACATCTGAGGTAGAAAAATCAGAAGAAGTTTCAGCAAGTGCTAGCAAAAACTGA